From Chryseobacterium sp. IHB B 17019, one genomic window encodes:
- a CDS encoding FtsK/SpoIIIE family DNA translocase, with protein sequence MDKNTQNKQQESPEKGKFLSKPRVFSGLTFILFSVVLTFSFVSYLMNWKADQSQAGTMLDKSIQSSNLFGKLGDWLGNLFIFESIGVASFIIAFLFLVFGTIILKKKIFKPWKTIGHSLFFICWLPILFGAITKGQGVLSGVYGYQIMDSLNAIIGTVGLWLVLVASIALYFILEFNLRPSSIKSKLNDINENTIGRVKSMMPSSENFEADEELIEEAEKTEETPSKITVTEVVEKPVVMTEPEHVSIPKGFPEVPVSTNLDPIITPNHTSFEEDNKNDFSQSLNLNLNTKPSVPTLSPEQAFDSKPANNSQENIKFNVEVAPVVDILDDTDRKSQELVEKHGLYDHKLDLPNFQMPTVELLTDYGNEEISINKEELEENKNKIVGLLKNFNVGIAEIKATIGPTVTLYEIVPEAGIRVAAIKKLQDDIALNLSALGIRIIAPMPGKGTIGIEVPRKNPTMVSMRSVIASQKFQNTDMDLPVVFGKTISNEIFMADLSKMPHLLMAGATGQGKSVGINAILTSLLYKKHPSELKFVMVDPKKVELSLYSKIERHYLAKLPDSDDAIITDTNKVINTLNSLCVEMDQRYDLLKNAFCKNLKEYNKKFTERKLNPENGHRYLPYIVLVVDEFADLIMTAGKEVELPIARLAQLARAVGIHLIVATQRPSVNVITGMIKANFPARAAFRVISSVDSRTILDSPGADQLIGKGDMLYFNGNEILRLQCAFVDTPEVERLAEFIGEQKGYSSAFLLPEYVSEEGTSTVGTFDPNEKDALFEEAARIIVSTQQGSTSMLQRQLKLGYNRAGRIMDQLEASGIVGGFNGAKAREVLISDLHSLEQFLEDLRK encoded by the coding sequence ATGGATAAAAACACACAAAACAAACAACAGGAATCGCCTGAAAAAGGCAAATTTTTATCTAAGCCGCGGGTATTTTCCGGGCTTACTTTTATACTTTTTTCCGTAGTTCTTACTTTTTCATTTGTCTCATACTTAATGAATTGGAAGGCGGATCAAAGCCAGGCAGGAACGATGCTTGACAAGAGTATACAATCTTCAAACCTCTTTGGTAAACTTGGCGACTGGCTCGGGAATCTTTTCATTTTCGAGAGCATTGGGGTGGCTTCATTTATCATCGCCTTTTTGTTTCTGGTTTTTGGGACGATTATTTTAAAAAAGAAAATATTCAAGCCTTGGAAAACCATTGGACACTCATTATTTTTCATTTGCTGGCTTCCTATTTTGTTTGGCGCCATTACAAAAGGACAAGGTGTTTTGAGTGGTGTTTACGGATATCAGATCATGGATTCTCTTAATGCAATAATAGGAACGGTGGGTCTTTGGCTGGTTTTGGTGGCGAGTATTGCTTTATATTTTATTTTGGAATTTAATCTCCGCCCGAGCTCTATTAAGTCAAAACTTAACGATATTAATGAGAATACAATCGGAAGAGTAAAATCTATGATGCCAAGTTCTGAAAATTTTGAAGCAGACGAAGAATTGATCGAAGAAGCGGAAAAAACAGAAGAAACACCATCAAAAATTACGGTAACGGAAGTTGTTGAAAAGCCAGTCGTAATGACAGAACCAGAACATGTGAGCATTCCGAAAGGATTTCCTGAAGTTCCGGTTTCTACTAATTTAGACCCTATCATTACCCCAAACCATACTTCGTTTGAAGAAGATAATAAAAACGACTTTTCACAGTCCCTGAATTTAAATCTTAATACTAAGCCGAGTGTTCCTACTTTAAGTCCTGAACAGGCTTTTGACAGCAAACCTGCCAATAATTCACAGGAAAATATTAAGTTTAATGTAGAAGTTGCGCCTGTGGTGGACATTTTGGATGATACAGACAGAAAATCTCAGGAATTAGTTGAAAAACACGGTCTTTATGACCACAAATTGGATCTGCCTAATTTCCAGATGCCTACCGTTGAACTTTTAACGGATTACGGAAACGAAGAAATTTCTATTAATAAGGAAGAATTAGAAGAAAATAAAAATAAAATTGTCGGGTTACTGAAAAACTTTAATGTAGGAATTGCAGAAATTAAAGCGACAATAGGCCCAACAGTAACTTTATACGAAATTGTTCCTGAGGCAGGAATCAGGGTGGCGGCTATCAAAAAACTGCAGGACGATATCGCGTTGAATCTTTCGGCTTTGGGAATCAGGATTATTGCTCCGATGCCCGGAAAAGGTACGATCGGAATTGAGGTTCCGAGAAAAAATCCTACGATGGTTTCTATGCGTTCTGTGATTGCTTCACAAAAATTCCAGAATACGGATATGGATCTTCCGGTGGTTTTCGGGAAGACGATTTCCAACGAAATTTTCATGGCGGATCTGTCAAAAATGCCTCACTTACTGATGGCGGGTGCAACAGGTCAGGGTAAATCGGTTGGTATCAACGCAATTCTGACTTCGCTTCTTTATAAGAAACATCCAAGCGAGCTGAAATTCGTGATGGTGGACCCTAAAAAAGTGGAACTTTCTTTATATTCAAAAATTGAAAGACATTATCTTGCAAAACTTCCGGATTCTGATGATGCAATTATCACGGATACTAATAAAGTGATCAATACGCTGAATTCTCTTTGCGTAGAAATGGATCAGAGATATGATCTGCTTAAAAATGCTTTCTGTAAAAACTTAAAGGAATACAATAAAAAATTCACGGAAAGAAAATTAAACCCGGAAAACGGACACCGTTATTTGCCATACATCGTTTTGGTGGTTGACGAGTTTGCGGATTTGATCATGACTGCCGGAAAAGAAGTTGAGTTACCGATTGCGAGATTAGCACAATTAGCCAGAGCGGTAGGTATTCACCTTATTGTTGCCACTCAAAGGCCTTCCGTAAACGTAATTACAGGGATGATTAAAGCAAACTTCCCTGCAAGAGCAGCATTCAGGGTAATTTCCAGTGTGGATTCCAGGACGATTCTGGATTCTCCGGGAGCGGATCAGCTGATTGGTAAGGGGGATATGCTTTATTTTAACGGAAATGAAATTTTAAGGCTTCAATGTGCTTTCGTAGATACACCAGAAGTGGAAAGATTGGCAGAATTCATCGGTGAACAAAAAGGATATTCATCGGCATTTCTTCTTCCTGAATATGTTTCTGAAGAAGGCACAAGTACTGTGGGGACCTTTGATCCGAATGAGAAAGATGCTTTGTTTGAAGAGGCTGCAAGAATTATCGTTTCTACTCAACAGGGTTCTACTTCGATGCTGCAGAGACAATTAAAATTAGGCTATAACAGAGCCGGCAGAATTATGGATCAATTGGAAGCAAGCGGAATTGTGGGCGGATTTAATGGTGCAAAAGCGAGAGAAGTTCTGATCAGCGACCTTCATTCTTTGGAACAGTTTTTGGAAGACCTGCGTAAATAA
- a CDS encoding Crp/Fnr family transcriptional regulator, giving the protein MFDLLYKNISRHIHLSEEEFQQFSVPFTLKEYKKKEIVLKEGEHCLFEGFVLEGCFKVYFLNEDGLEQTLYFAVKEWWITDLDSLINNVPSTLNIEALEDSKVLMISRKDKENLYETMPQTEKLFRIMNQKSSAALQRRILSLMSKTADKRYLDFLEKYPTLEQRITQQQVAAYLGISHEFLSKIRKKTTLKK; this is encoded by the coding sequence ATGTTTGATTTACTTTATAAAAATATTTCCAGGCACATCCACCTTTCCGAGGAAGAATTCCAGCAATTTTCCGTTCCTTTTACATTAAAAGAATACAAGAAGAAAGAAATTGTCCTTAAAGAAGGTGAGCATTGCCTTTTCGAAGGTTTTGTTCTGGAAGGCTGCTTTAAAGTATATTTCCTGAACGAGGACGGTCTTGAGCAAACACTGTATTTTGCCGTAAAAGAATGGTGGATTACCGATCTGGACAGTCTTATCAACAATGTTCCCAGCACTTTAAATATCGAAGCTCTGGAAGACAGCAAGGTACTCATGATCTCCAGGAAAGATAAAGAGAATTTGTATGAAACTATGCCGCAGACAGAAAAGCTTTTCCGGATTATGAATCAAAAATCTTCAGCAGCTTTACAAAGAAGAATTCTTTCTTTAATGAGTAAAACAGCAGATAAGCGTTATCTCGATTTCCTCGAAAAATATCCTACACTTGAGCAACGGATCACGCAACAGCAGGTTGCAGCCTATTTGGGAATTTCACATGAATTTTTAAGTAAAATCAGGAAGAAAACAACCCTGAAAAAATAA
- a CDS encoding cysteine hydrolase family protein: MKNIVRNTLILSLTLISLLTINAQKRNMENTALLIIDVQNDYFKGGAMTLSGAEEAAKKAQQVLEFFRKNNLPVVHIKHLATNEGATFFLPDTKGAEINSLVAPKNEEKIIIKHYPNSFRETDLLEYLQSKGIKNLVITGMMTDVCVESTTRAAFDFGFNNLIIGDATATRDRDLNGKVVKAEEVQRSFLAGISALGGLYAKIANARDFIK, encoded by the coding sequence ATGAAAAATATTGTAAGAAACACATTGATTTTAAGTTTAACATTAATCTCATTATTAACAATTAACGCACAAAAAAGAAACATGGAAAATACAGCATTATTAATTATCGATGTACAAAATGATTATTTCAAAGGAGGAGCCATGACATTGTCAGGAGCAGAAGAAGCGGCAAAAAAAGCACAGCAAGTGTTGGAGTTTTTCAGAAAAAACAATCTGCCGGTGGTTCATATTAAGCATCTGGCAACAAATGAAGGAGCAACTTTCTTCCTTCCCGACACAAAAGGTGCGGAAATCAATTCTTTAGTCGCTCCTAAAAATGAAGAAAAAATAATCATAAAGCATTATCCTAACAGTTTCAGAGAAACAGACCTTCTGGAATATTTACAGTCAAAAGGAATCAAAAATCTTGTGATTACAGGCATGATGACGGACGTTTGTGTAGAATCCACTACCAGAGCAGCTTTCGATTTTGGTTTCAACAACCTGATTATCGGAGACGCTACAGCAACCAGAGACAGGGATCTGAACGGTAAAGTTGTAAAAGCAGAAGAAGTTCAAAGGTCGTTTTTAGCAGGAATTTCAGCACTGGGAGGTCTTTACGCCAAAATTGCCAATGCAAGGGATTTCATAAAATAA
- a CDS encoding LolA family protein — protein MRNIISKVILSGFVVGTVGLASAQKIDAKAKKILDDITANYNSKKNTYFKFSFGTGVNGQVNKTEPGIYYAAGDKYKLKIMETEQIFDGNKIYNINTEDMEVTVAKPNGSSSMFSPINYLSNYRNDYNVTYNGKKSVNGVNADFIKLTPIKSNGIKYVYLFVDSVKKQMVKLEQHGNNKDVAVIAIKDYKENQDLESNMFVFDKNKYKNYLITEL, from the coding sequence ATGAGAAATATTATTTCAAAAGTTATACTAAGCGGATTTGTTGTAGGAACAGTAGGATTGGCAAGCGCTCAGAAAATTGATGCGAAGGCTAAGAAAATATTAGATGATATTACAGCAAACTACAATTCTAAAAAGAATACCTATTTTAAATTTTCCTTCGGAACCGGAGTAAACGGGCAGGTAAACAAAACCGAGCCGGGAATTTACTATGCTGCAGGAGACAAATATAAGTTGAAAATCATGGAAACCGAGCAGATTTTCGACGGAAATAAAATCTACAATATCAATACGGAAGATATGGAAGTGACGGTTGCCAAACCCAACGGAAGCAGCTCCATGTTCTCCCCTATCAACTATCTTTCTAATTACAGAAATGATTATAATGTGACATACAATGGTAAAAAATCCGTAAACGGTGTAAATGCAGATTTCATCAAACTGACTCCAATAAAGTCTAATGGGATAAAATATGTTTACCTTTTTGTAGATTCTGTAAAAAAACAAATGGTAAAGCTGGAACAGCACGGAAATAATAAGGATGTTGCAGTAATTGCTATTAAGGATTATAAAGAAAATCAGGATCTTGAATCGAATATGTTTGTTTTTGATAAGAATAAATATAAGAATTACCTGATCACAGAACTCTAA